Proteins encoded in a region of the Clostridium beijerinckii genome:
- a CDS encoding glutathione peroxidase, producing the protein MIYDYSVKDINGNLVSMETYKGKVLLIVNTATGCGFTPQYEGLQKLYDKYKDSGFEILDFPSNQFFEQAPGTNEEISNFCKLTYGTTFKTFAKIDVNGENSDPLYVFLKKEAPIANEDDASKGLYNLLSEKGFNTSGDDIKWNFTKFLVSKEGKVIARFAPTYEPEKIADQIEKLINEK; encoded by the coding sequence ATGATATATGATTATTCAGTAAAAGATATAAATGGAAATCTGGTTTCTATGGAGACATATAAAGGAAAAGTATTACTAATTGTTAATACTGCTACAGGATGTGGGTTTACTCCACAATACGAAGGGCTTCAAAAGCTTTATGATAAATATAAAGACAGCGGGTTTGAAATATTAGATTTTCCATCAAATCAATTCTTTGAGCAAGCGCCTGGGACTAATGAAGAGATATCAAATTTTTGTAAATTAACATACGGAACAACTTTTAAAACATTTGCAAAGATTGATGTAAATGGAGAGAATAGTGATCCGTTATATGTTTTCTTAAAGAAAGAGGCCCCTATTGCAAATGAAGACGATGCATCAAAGGGATTGTATAATCTTTTATCAGAAAAAGGCTTTAATACAAGCGGAGATGATATTAAGTGGAATTTTACAAAATTTCTTGTATCAAAAGAAGGAAAAGTGATAGCTAGATTTGCACCAACCTATGAGCCAGAAAAAATTGCTGATCAAATTGAAAAATTAATTAATGAAAAATAA
- a CDS encoding Veg family protein: MEKVKTIASIKNDIERHVGQKVTLKANGGRKKILVNDGIIESVYPSIFVIRLKNDTQRTVTYSYSDVLTKTVQLVFPTRI, encoded by the coding sequence ATGGAAAAAGTTAAAACTATTGCTTCCATTAAAAACGATATAGAGAGACACGTCGGTCAGAAAGTGACTCTAAAAGCTAATGGTGGAAGGAAAAAGATTTTAGTTAATGATGGTATAATTGAAAGTGTATACCCAAGTATTTTTGTTATAAGATTAAAAAATGACACCCAAAGGACCGTGACTTATAGTTATTCAGATGTATTAACAAAGACTGTACAATTGGTATTTCCAACTAGAATATAA
- a CDS encoding DUF3794 and LysM peptidoglycan-binding domain-containing protein — MADIDIVKENVQFEQLLRENNTNSVLKDEYLIPDTHPDVQEILTVEARPMITNKEIIGDKVVIEGKVEYTVIYLAKEEGLAVNSVNYNQNFTNNIDLNQGENRVICEAECNIEHIEANIMNERKISIQGIVTVEWELYKSNEFEFVKDIEGNDQVEVLKKTETINKINATEDVELVGKSMIRVGMDKPQISKILKCSLLLHKKEIKITEDKVYLGCYCKLNILYKGEDSKEIIPLEDDIYLSKEEEINGITSDMIPTVSYEISNNDLMLEEDDLGEIRIINDELVVRANVKIFSKENIDTIKDAYSTNCLLSLKKDEHEVGILHGMNNSEAIVKYNIQLKDNDLRPEHIISANGAIILTDKQVVKDRVIVEGIIKASILYKTTDEEKYLSSVKAEIPFSAAIDIAGADENMKSIIKSNLENIEAAIEGNNIAIKATVILSGRVLYEMNKEFVSDVVEEEGDIPEKKASITIYVIGKGDTFWNLAKKYNTTVDDLIKINKIEDPEHIEEGQKLIIPGRAIF, encoded by the coding sequence ATGGCAGATATAGATATTGTAAAAGAAAATGTACAGTTTGAACAATTGCTTAGGGAAAATAATACGAATTCGGTATTAAAAGATGAATACTTAATCCCTGATACCCATCCTGATGTACAAGAGATATTAACTGTTGAAGCTAGACCCATGATAACTAATAAAGAAATAATTGGAGATAAAGTAGTTATAGAAGGAAAGGTTGAGTACACAGTAATATATTTAGCTAAAGAAGAGGGACTCGCAGTAAATTCAGTAAATTATAATCAGAACTTTACAAATAATATTGACTTAAATCAAGGGGAAAATAGAGTAATTTGCGAGGCAGAGTGTAATATTGAACATATTGAAGCAAACATAATGAATGAGAGGAAAATATCTATTCAGGGTATAGTTACTGTAGAGTGGGAACTTTACAAGAGCAATGAATTTGAATTTGTAAAAGATATTGAGGGCAATGATCAAGTAGAAGTATTGAAAAAGACAGAGACAATTAATAAAATCAATGCAACAGAAGATGTTGAATTAGTAGGTAAATCTATGATTAGAGTTGGTATGGATAAACCACAAATCAGCAAAATATTAAAGTGTTCCTTACTACTTCATAAAAAGGAAATAAAAATAACAGAAGATAAAGTTTATCTTGGCTGTTACTGCAAATTAAATATACTATACAAAGGAGAAGATTCTAAGGAAATAATTCCATTAGAAGATGATATTTATTTATCAAAAGAGGAAGAAATTAATGGTATAACATCAGATATGATTCCAACAGTTTCCTATGAAATATCAAATAATGATTTAATGCTAGAAGAAGATGATTTAGGCGAAATAAGAATTATAAATGATGAGCTTGTAGTTAGAGCAAATGTTAAGATATTTTCAAAAGAAAACATAGATACTATTAAAGATGCATATTCTACCAATTGTTTGCTTAGTCTCAAAAAAGATGAACATGAAGTTGGAATTCTTCATGGAATGAATAATTCTGAAGCAATTGTTAAGTATAATATTCAATTGAAAGATAATGATTTGAGACCTGAACATATAATATCCGCTAATGGGGCTATAATATTAACAGATAAACAAGTTGTAAAAGACAGAGTTATTGTAGAGGGAATTATAAAAGCAAGTATATTGTATAAGACAACTGATGAGGAAAAATACCTATCAAGTGTTAAAGCAGAGATACCATTTTCAGCTGCAATTGATATAGCAGGTGCAGATGAAAATATGAAATCTATAATTAAAAGCAATTTAGAAAACATTGAAGCAGCTATAGAAGGAAATAATATAGCGATTAAAGCTACTGTGATACTATCTGGCAGAGTATTGTATGAAATGAATAAAGAATTTGTTTCAGATGTGGTTGAAGAAGAGGGCGATATTCCAGAAAAGAAAGCCAGTATTACTATATACGTAATTGGTAAAGGGGATACTTTCTGGAACTTAGCAAAAAAATATAATACAACAGTTGACGATTTGATTAAGATAAATAAGATTGAAGATCCAGAACATATTGAAGAAGGACAAAAATTGATAATACCAGGAAGGGCAATATTCTAA